The Campylobacter sp. MG1 genome includes the window AGCAACTTGTAAAACATAATCGCCATCATTAGCTAAGCATTCTTTACCATTAATGTTAATTTTCATCAAAAAACTCCTCTATAACACAAGGTGAAAAAGCATAACCACTTGTTTTTTGACTTAAAACCCAAAGACCTTTTAAATTATTATCAATTTTTACTTTCTTTGTTAATGTTTTAAATTTTGTTTTTATAATAACCTTGCTATTGTCTTTAATTTTTGCAAAATTAGCAACAACAGGACTAATAACAACCTCATCATTTTCTAAACATTCATATAAAATAATTCCATTATTATCATCTAATTCTTGAAGTTTTATTTCTTCTAACTCATAAGTAAATAATAATTTAGAATTAAATTTATCAGCTAATTTTTTAGCTAAATAATAAATACTTTTATCTTTATGATAAAGCAAATTTGAATCTAATAATATCATATCTAAATCACTACAAAAATCTAAAATTTCACCAACTTCCTCTTCGCCCAAACAACTCTCAGCACTAAGCTCTCCTATATCAAAATCACAAAGTCCTGACATAGTGCAAATCAAAGCTAAAACATAGCTTTCAGTTCCAAGCTCACATTTATAAAATTTTTGCCTTAATCTTTCATCATAAAAACTACCTATATTTACTATATCATCATTTTTAAATTTCTCTAATACTTTACTACTTGCATAATTAATAAAACTCAATATTTTCATAACGTATCCTTTTTAATTACAATAGTCCAATCACTTTGATTAAATTTAAGTGAATTTAAAAGTTTGCATTCATTATCATATACAAATTTATATGATTTTTCTACATTAGAAAAATCACCTATTTCAAATAAAATAACTAAAACTTCGCCAATCTTAGCATCATCAATATGTGTTTTTAAATCAGCAAATAAATCTTTACTTTTTCTAAGGTCAATTCGCTTCATCTATCAATCTCCCCTAAAAGAATATTTGTTGAACCCATGATAGCTATCACATCGGCTAAATAAGTTCCAACTAAAAGCTCTTCATAAAAAGCACAATGCCAAAAACTAGGAGTTCTAGCTTTAAGACGATAAGGTCTAGTTGAACCATCACTTTTAATAAAAAATCCAAGCTCTCCTTTAGGACTTTCTGTTGGCACATATACATCTCCAACAGGTGGACGAAGACCTTGAGTTATCAATACAAAATGCTGCATTAAAGAATAATTTTGAGTCATAATTTGTTCTTTACTTGCACTTACAAATTCTTTATTATTACATACTAATTCAGGTGAACTCTCTCTATACATAGGCACTAGTTGTCTAAGTATTTTTACACTCTCACGAAACTCTTGCATATAGCATTTATATCTTGCATAACTATCGCCTTGAGTTGCAACAGGGACACCAAATTGAACTTCATTGTAAAGTAAATATGGCTCTTCTTTTCTAATATCCCATTCAATTCCACTTCCACGAAGCATTACGCCACTACAACCCCAGCTTAATGCTTGTTCTTTTGTAACAACTCCAACGCCTTCTGTTCTAAGACGCCAAATTCTATTATCATCAAGTAAGGTTTCATAATCTTTTACATCGTTTAAGAATTTATCGCAAAATACTAATAATTCTTGAGTAAAATTAGCTGGTAAATCAAGCATAGCATAGCCTATTCTCATAGATGAATGAGTAAGTCTTGCACCACAATATTTTTCTATTAAATCAAGCACATATTCACGCTCTCTAAAACAATATAAAAATATAGTCATAGCACCAATATCAAGTGCGTGAGTTGCAAGCCAACTAAGATGAGATTCAATTCTAGCTAGTTCTAATAAAATCATTCTAATTATTTGAGCTCGTCTAGGAATTTCTAAACCACAAAGCTTTTCAACAGCTGCAACATAAGCATAGTTATTTGCACTTGCAGCAAAATAATCCATTCTATCAGTAGTTGGAATAAATTCTTGATAAATCATATTTTCAGCCATTTTTTCCATACCACGATGCATATAACCAATCATTGGAGTGCATTTAACTACTTTTTCCCCATCAAGTTCTAAGACTAATCTTAAATTTCCATGTGCTGATGGGTGCTGAGGACCAAGGTTTATAATCATTCTACCATCTTGTTTTTCATAGGCTACATTTTCATAATATGGTTGTAATTTTGAAGGTATTTGCATTATTTTCTCCCTTCTATGAATTTTGAATCAGCACGCTTAACTTTTGTAACAAACATTACGCCTTCATCTTCTTGATATTCTTGTTTATAAGCAATACTAATAGGTTCAGCTCCTTTTGAAACTTCATGATAAATTCTAGAAAAATTATTAGTATCATCACAATCAACTCTTCCTGAATCACGATTTTCAGGTCCTACAACTTCACGATATTCCTTACCAAAAATTCTATCTATTTCATACCATTGTGCAAATTCATCACCTTGCAATGGATATGATTTTTTAAGTGGATAATCAAACCAATCATCAGGCATTAATAGTCTTTTTAAATTAGGGTGATTAATAAAATTTACACCTAACATATCATAAGCTTCTCTTTCAGACCAATTTAAACCCTTAAATACACAAACTCCACTCTCAATAGTTTCATCTGCCTTACAGGTTATAACTATTCTAAGCCTTTGTTTTTTATTCATATTTAATAAAAGATATTGAACTTCATAAGAATTATCTTTAGCTAAATAATCAGAACAAATCAATTCAGTAAAAGTTGTAAAACCTAAATCTTTAGCCTTTCTTAAAGCCTTTAAATTATCTTCTTTATTTATTATACAAACTGCAATATCAAGCTCAATAAAAGAATTTAAAACAGAAAAATTATTATTAAACTCATCAAATAAATATTCAAATTCACTACCTTTTATATCAATTTTGGTAGTTTGTGGTGCGTGATAAAATCTATCTTTGTAGTAGTCTTGCTTTTGCGCATTAATCTTGTCTTTATATTCTCTCATTATACCAACCTTTTTGCTGCTATTTTTTTACTAGCTTGTTCTTTTCTAATTTTCTTTTGAAGTATCATTAAAGCAAACTGAAAAGTTTCAGGGCGTGGAGCACAACCAGGAACATAAATGTCAACAGGTATTATTCTATCAACGCCTTGCACAGTTGAATAAGTATTAAACATACCACCGGTATTTGCACAACTACCTAATGATATTACCCACTTTGGATCAGGCATCATATCGTATAATCTTCTTGTAAATTCTGCGTGTTTTTTGCTAAGAGTTCCAGCCACAAGCATTACATCACTTTGTCTTGGACTTGCTCTAAAAATCGTTCCAAATCTATCAAAATCATATCTTGAACCACCAGCAGCCATCATCTCAATAGCACAACAAGCAAGACCATAAGAAAATGCCCATAAAGAGTTACTTTGACCCCAACCAACTAACTTATCTACCGAAGTTAAAGCTATTGGCATTCCATTTGTATTTAATTGATGCTTTGCCATTGTAAAGCTCCTTTCTTATAAGCATAAATAAAAGCTACAAGTAAAAATAAAAAGAAAAAAATCATTTCTACTAAGGCAAAAAGACCTAAATGTTTATACATTAAAGCCCAAGGATACATAAATACTATTTCTATATCAAAAAGTATAAAAATTAATGCAAATATAA containing:
- the nuoD gene encoding NADH dehydrogenase (quinone) subunit D; its protein translation is MQIPSKLQPYYENVAYEKQDGRMIINLGPQHPSAHGNLRLVLELDGEKVVKCTPMIGYMHRGMEKMAENMIYQEFIPTTDRMDYFAASANNYAYVAAVEKLCGLEIPRRAQIIRMILLELARIESHLSWLATHALDIGAMTIFLYCFREREYVLDLIEKYCGARLTHSSMRIGYAMLDLPANFTQELLVFCDKFLNDVKDYETLLDDNRIWRLRTEGVGVVTKEQALSWGCSGVMLRGSGIEWDIRKEEPYLLYNEVQFGVPVATQGDSYARYKCYMQEFRESVKILRQLVPMYRESSPELVCNNKEFVSASKEQIMTQNYSLMQHFVLITQGLRPPVGDVYVPTESPKGELGFFIKSDGSTRPYRLKARTPSFWHCAFYEELLVGTYLADVIAIMGSTNILLGEIDR
- a CDS encoding NADH-quinone oxidoreductase subunit C produces the protein MREYKDKINAQKQDYYKDRFYHAPQTTKIDIKGSEFEYLFDEFNNNFSVLNSFIELDIAVCIINKEDNLKALRKAKDLGFTTFTELICSDYLAKDNSYEVQYLLLNMNKKQRLRIVITCKADETIESGVCVFKGLNWSEREAYDMLGVNFINHPNLKRLLMPDDWFDYPLKKSYPLQGDEFAQWYEIDRIFGKEYREVVGPENRDSGRVDCDDTNNFSRIYHEVSKGAEPISIAYKQEYQEDEGVMFVTKVKRADSKFIEGRK
- a CDS encoding NADH-ubiquinone oxidoreductase subunit E family protein gives rise to the protein MKRIDLRKSKDLFADLKTHIDDAKIGEVLVILFEIGDFSNVEKSYKFVYDNECKLLNSLKFNQSDWTIVIKKDTL
- a CDS encoding NuoB/complex I 20 kDa subunit family protein gives rise to the protein MAKHQLNTNGMPIALTSVDKLVGWGQSNSLWAFSYGLACCAIEMMAAGGSRYDFDRFGTIFRASPRQSDVMLVAGTLSKKHAEFTRRLYDMMPDPKWVISLGSCANTGGMFNTYSTVQGVDRIIPVDIYVPGCAPRPETFQFALMILQKKIRKEQASKKIAAKRLV